DNA sequence from the Cucurbita pepo subsp. pepo cultivar mu-cu-16 chromosome LG06, ASM280686v2, whole genome shotgun sequence genome:
TCTCCCTTCTCTCTTCTCATCCTCTATAATctcttaaaaaattcatttagtGTTCGTGTTCGAGACGCCCACTTAAAAACTCGAgcacaaaatttcaaaattcaggGTAATGAACGGTATATCGTACTGGAAACCTCCTTAACCTAAACGGATTAAATAATTGTGTCTTCATAACTATATTGAGTGTCCATAACTATATTGAGTGTCGTAAACGCCCACTTTCTAAAATACAATTTAAGAACGTTATATGAAAATAGAGTAAACAACTCAACGCTAAGAACGTTTATTGTAAGgagttttaataatttaataaattaaacaaattgtATACTTAATAACCTCACTTAGTGTTTGGAACGCCCCAAACTCTAACTCTTAACTCTAACTCATAACTCATAACTCATAACTCATAACTCATAACTCATAACTCATTACTCATAACTCAACTCTCTCTCCTCACTCTCTAtgatctctctctcctcttctcttctctctcctcactCTTTATAATCTCTCCCTtgctcctctctctctctctctctctctctctctctctctctctctctcatatatatatatatctctctctaatctttCTTTATAATCTCTCTCTGAATCTCTCtttgaatctctctctctctctctctctgaaatGGGTTTTatatatctctctctctttataatctctctctccctataatctctctctctctctctctctctgaatctctctctctctctctgaatcTCTCTCAGGgttttatatatatctctctctctctttctctctctctctgaaatGGGTTTTATATCTCTCTCTTtacaatctctctctctctctctccctataatctctctctctccctataatctctctgtctctctgaATCTCTCTCAGGGTTTTATCTCTCTCTGAATCTCTCTTAGGGTTTTATATCTCTCTCTGAATTTCTCTCTCTGaatctatctctctctctctgaatctctctctctctctctctctctctctctctctctgaatctatctctctctctctctctctctctctctctctctctctctctcacaaaTGGAGTCTCTCTATATAAAAAGAGAAGAGTGGTTtgtaaaaaaacacaacacaCAAAGTAGTGGGTCTGGTGGGaagttaaatttgaaaactccCAAACTCATTGATTACTCAAAACACAAACccttttgccttttcttttctctcccaTGCAAAGACAATCCCTTCCATAATTAAAACCTCACTTCCCTCACTCAAAATCTTTAATCTTCCATCTTaaacctcctcctcctcctcctcctcctcctcctcctctccccTTTACCCATTACCCCATTACCCCATTACCCCATTACCCCTTTACCCCTTTACCCCTTTACCCCATTACCCATTCAAAGAGCCTCTCTTAATAATACTCTAACTCCTCCTCCTTCcctccacacccttttaactcctcctcctcctcctcctcctctcccaaaaaaaaaaaaaccaatctTTTTGCCCACCATGACCACCCTCcctctcctccttcttcttcttctcttggGTCTCTCCGATCAGGCCTCCGCCCGTGGCGCCGCTGctcctgctgctgctgttgttgCTGGAGGTGAGAGGTATGCTATCAGTTGGGATGACTTGCGTGTGGATGTTCCGTCGCGCCAGGGGCTGAGCTCCGGTGTGCATGGCGGCGGGGTTCAGAATGGAACTGGAACTAGAATCATTGTGGTGGATAAAAGCTCCTCCGGCGACTCCACCACCGTGCAAGGGGCGGTGGATTTGGTTCCTCATAATAATAATCAGAGAGTTAAGATTTATATTCGTCCTGGAATTTACAGGTAACTTCTTTTATATGTATCTTATTGTTTCATCGTTCCTAGGaatgttttttaaatgttcGTCGTGATCTTATTTGTAGTTAGGAATGGGGAAGAAGTCTAAATTATTGGACATTAATGAACCGTCATTCAtggatgttacaaatgacaCACGATCAATTTGTTTCAAGATCCCGTCTGTTGTATCGATCATTTTCTCGAGATCAATTCATtgaaaactttcaaaattagattttatttttgagattttgaattttttcttaagaaagatgaaaattacCGTAGAAAATTGCTCGATAATAAGCACAATCCGACACGAAGGTTTGTGTCGATTTAggctcttattttttttaaaaaaatatcagtatattccaaaatttcaattttatgtttaataaatctcaatttttaaataattaattgacctactacatataaaaaatatatataatttttatatctaataaaacctaaactttaaaataaatttatatttagcAAAAtcgagaaatttaaaaaataccaagATTAAAGTTATTATAAACATATTAGATATcacccataaaaaaaattaaagttctATGAAATTAATccggttttcttttcttcggaatgtatatatacatatatgtacatgtgtatatatatgtatgtgtgtgtatgtatatatatgtgtgtgtgtatgtatatatgtatatatatgtgtgtatgtatatatatatgtgtgtgtatgtatatatatatatatgtgtgtgtatgtatatatatatgtgtgtatgtatatatatatatatgtgtgtgtatgtatatatatattgttttgaattgaTCTACAAAACCAAGATTTGATGATGAACTAAAGTGTATTGTAATATGAACTTGCAGAGAGAAGGTATACATACCCATCACCAAGCCATATATTTCATTGATAGGAAACAGGAGACGAATGACAGACACTGTAATTACATCGAACAGCAAAGCTTCCGACAAAGATGTCAGCGGACTCGAGCTCGGGACATATAGAACAGCCACGGTTGCGATCGACTCCGACTACTTCTGTGCATCAGGAATCACATTCGAGGTTAGCAGCATAAACAACAAAGATAAACAAAGATAAGAGTATTAAGTATGAAGTTATTGAGTTTTGTAAGTTCAATGTGGTTTGGTTTGTAGAACACAGTTGTTTCAGCGCCTGGAGATAAGGGAAGACAAGCTGTGGCTCTAAGGATTTCAGGAGAAAAGGCTATGTTTTATAGAGTCAAGTTCTTGGGACAACAAGATACACTTTTGGATGATATGGGCACACACTATTTCTATCAATGTCACATTCAAGGGACTATTGATTTCATATTTGGTACGGCTAGATCGCTCTATGAGGTAACGGTAACGAGATCTAGACAAGTAGTTGAtccctttcgagttttgaACTTGTCGTCTGATGTTTGtctgtttttctctcttgAAAACCAGCAATGTGTGATAACTTCCACGGCGGAGACCTTTGGAGCTATAGCAGCGCATCATCGGAGCTCGCCGGATGATGACACCGGGTTCTCTTTCGTGCGCTGCGTGATTAATGGAAGTGGCAGAGTACTCCTGGGAAGAGCATGGGGGACCTATTCAAGAACAATATATTCTTACTGTTATATTGAAGATATGATAAGTCCGTTAGGATGGAGCGACTGGAGCGACCCATCAAGACAAAGGTAAGGCAAATATACTTACAATAACGATCCCCCGACACATACACATGCATATCATGACATTAACCAAGGTGGGCGTAAGTTGACCCGAACACTCACAAATAACGACCCCCCCGACACACACACATCCCGTGAGATTAACCGAGGTGGGTGTAAGTTGACCCCAACACTTACAAGAATTATAAATATCCCTCCACCTCTTGAATCAAGCTAATATTGTTATAAGACAAAGGTCAAAGGCAAAGTATACTTACAATAACAACCCCCCGACCCCCgacacatacacacacatcCTGTGAGATTAACCGAGGTGGGCATAGGTTGACCCGAACACTCATAAGAATTATAAATATCCCTCCACCTCATGAATCAAGCTAACCTAATAGAATTTTTCAATTGTTATCCACACACAGGACAGCAGTTTTTGGGCAATATAGATGCAGGGGCAGTGGAGCTAACACAAAAGGTTGGGTGCCATGGGCAAGGACTTTCACCTCCGAGGAAGTGAGACCTTACGTGGATAGGAACTTCATCAATGGAGAACAATGGCTTAACCTATGATGAGATGTAACACAAAGAATATCAACTTTTGACACTTCCAATACAAAAAACATTAATAGAACAACCATCATGTTGAGTTCCAATGATggaataacaaacaaaaatgtagCAACAATTATATCAACGCCGAAGAGTATTTAGAAACAAGCGTCTATGTTTAGaacattttataattctttCTAGTGGTTATCTACTTCCTTTTTTTGCTTAGTTTACTGTaaacaaacttaaataatAGGCATGAATTGAATTATTGGATTGATTATTTATTGCAGAGAAATCAGTTTACAACAACACTTATGGATTAATGCTTTTTCAATGTTTCAATGATCAAAATCATGCATGCCTTGAGAGTATATGATCGATATAAAACTATGActagcatatatatatatataggtcttgatttgatttgactAGCTTGctaattcttttaatacaaTGCTGATAGTATTcatgagaaaatattttctcacAATAGAACAATTCTCTACGAAGCTCTAAAAATGGCCAGTTTCcttgtaacggcctaagctcattgctagaaaatattgtcctattgggtttcccctcaaggtttttaaaacacatcagctagagagatgtttccacacccttataaaaggtgtttcgttctcctccccaaccgatgtgggatctcacattcctAGTGGATGAAGAAAAGTTTCTTAGATTGACTCATAAGATTCCTCAGACTCTTCTAAGGCAATACCATATTCTGACTATATATTAAGTTCGAaccaaaggaatgaagaagacATCAAACTTCACTGCATTATGGGAGGAAGACAATTTACATAAATATGAGCAAGGGATTCAAAACTTCATAAAAAGCATGCTTGAAGAAATGGCTAGTCTCTTGGGAGGAAAATGGCAGAAGCATCCCAAATTTCAAAAGGCAGGAAATGCAGCTTAATTTTCTTAGCAATCAGCTAACTTATAATGTAGTTTAGAAGCCTTACAAGCATATTTCAAAAGCGTCTCACGTGCCAATATTTGGTCCTCGAGTCGACACTGGCTGGCCATGAGAATATCTCCATTGACCACAGGCTGAGCATTTCTCCAACTTCACACTGTTTTCTAAGGTGCAGAACTTACATGACCAGAATTTGTATTTGGTATCAGCAGCTTTTGGCTTTGGTGAGAAACAGAGCTCACATATTGGAGCTAGTGGCTGCATGACAATGAACATTGGCATGGAAAAAACAAACAGTGAGAAGCTTGGCAGGACGGTATATAATAAACGTGCCCATAATGATACTTTAAGGTAAATATGTACATTTTTATATGTAGCAATGTGAAGTTAAATTAAAGGACTAATCTATGGTGCTAATTTTTACAATTCTCACTCCAGTCCAAGCATGCGTTGAGGAAAAGTATAGAGATTGTGCAACGATGATGTTCATATAGTAATCAAATATATGAATCAATGAAGTTCAGAACACATACTGGATTCAGTAAGGTGCAATTTCCACACTCCCACATGGAAAGTTCTCCAGGATGAGTAGTTCCATCATGAATTGGCATCAAATTAGAGGATGAACAGGGAAGATCTATTGAGGTAGTTTCTGCACAAGATTGAGGAAATGGAACTCTATATGTCATTTTGTGACGCTTATTTGATTCGGCATCATAGCCAGCAGAGGAACCAGGGATTACATTATCTTTGGATAAATCAACAAAATCGGGTTTCAGGTGACCATTGGATGACTTAATAGAACTCCTTTCTGACTCACGACGTCTTTTATGGTGTAATGCATCCACACCCTGACTTGGATTGCTAAACGGCCCTGATTCACCTGCTTGGGGGGGAAGCGCCGCTTCTGATGGAAAATCAGAGCAGCAATCCTCATCCACAGGCATTGCTTGAGATGAAGCGCACCAAATATCATCCTGAAGCCTCCTTTCTGCAGCCATTGCAGCTGCTTGTACAGGACTTAGTGCGACCATGATGTCGCTATCACCACCAAGCCGTTTAGGCCCAGATGGAAGTAGAGATCTCAAACGTCTTCTTCCTTCTGCAGCAACTAGGGAAGATTTGCGGAGGGAAGAAAGAGGGGGTTGATGCATATTACCACCCAAACGTCTCCCCGGGATATCAAATCCCTGTGCTGTACCACTAATCCCCCTAGCCATCAACTCCTCACATTCCTTCATTTTACAAAAACCATCAAATGGGATGCATGATAAGAGGAAATGTCCAATCAAAATGTAAGTTTCCaagaataaaatagaaaaatacaaacatGGGATTACATTGATGAACATTCTCTTAAGTAAAATATATGCCCATGAGTTGTAAATGGAAAACAAATTTGCAATCAGGCAGTAAAACATGATGAACATTTATGAAACGCAAAGAACTAAAAGCAGCAAAATCTAGTCCAAGTACAAAATTAGACGATTCCTCCTCCTTGCAGCacttaataataaatatcaaaaagaCAATGCCACTACTTTAATCTCTGATCAGGCCAATTGCTTTAACCATAATTATGTCAATCAATTGGCATGCAATAGGGTTATAATAAGCGCCAACCAGAAACCTTTCTAAGCTCATCCCAAAGCTTGTAGAAATTGGCATTGTGAGGGCCATGGAGATTGTGGCAAAGCTCATGTAGCATTGTATCCAACACTTGATTGAAGGGGAAGAAATCTCCATCCCTATTTGGCCTTCGAAGCCTCAACTTCACATGAATTCCACGTCCCACATTTACCCCTAAAAGTGCTGGATTTTTTGGGCTGCAAATTTATCAACAAATCATAATGCAGGAAAAAATAGACACCAGAATATTTGAATACATCAAGAATAGAGCAACAACAGTAGGAAATTCATTGTTTCCCCTTACCAATCACAAGATTAAAAAGCACAGGGATAAACCAAGAATGAACATTTTGGGCAGTTTGATTTGGTTAAacaaatttctcttttcatcATTCCTTGCaacaaaaactattaaaatgaaaattaatatcttCAGCATTTTCATTTCGTCAGATCCACCAAGAACAATGTAAAATATGATAGAATCCAAGAGGaaaatcaacaacaaaaaattacaATCCTTCCATTATAATGAACACGAAACAACATGGTTGAAACTTCAACCTACCAAGAGAAAAGGCACAGTGATTTTCAAATAACATTTACCAGAACTCCGAAAGAACCTTGACTCGCCATTTGTGCCTACACATAATTGGTTGGACTTGTTTGGCAATTCTCTCCAGCATCTCCTTTGCTTCTTTCTCTCCAGCCTTCTTCTTCAAGGCTTTAATTTCCCAAACTTTGTTAACGTCGCTCACATCCAtactaagaaagaaaaaattcgaGAACTTAAACAAGCGATTAAGCGCACGAAACTTTAACAAATCAGATTCACCGTAATTACAGACAGAACTGAAATCGGA
Encoded proteins:
- the LOC111797534 gene encoding pectinesterase QRT1, which encodes MTTLPLLLLLLLLGLSDQASARGAAAPAAAVVAGGERYAISWDDLRVDVPSRQGLSSGVHGGGVQNGTGTRIIVVDKSSSGDSTTVQGAVDLVPHNNNQRVKIYIRPGIYREKVYIPITKPYISLIGNRRRMTDTVITSNSKASDKDVSGLELGTYRTATVAIDSDYFCASGITFENTVVSAPGDKGRQAVALRISGEKAMFYRVKFLGQQDTLLDDMGTHYFYQCHIQGTIDFIFGTARSLYEVTVTRSRQVVDPFRVLNLSSDVCLFFSLENQQCVITSTAETFGAIAAHHRSSPDDDTGFSFVRCVINGSGRVLLGRAWGTYSRTIYSYCYIEDMISPLGWSDWSDPSRQRTAVFGQYRCRGSGANTKGWVPWARTFTSEEVRPYVDRNFINGEQWLNL
- the LOC111797532 gene encoding uncharacterized protein LOC111797532 isoform X1, translated to MVKQISSSKFQCRFEFQMILNLLEICFRINRFRFHMDVSDVNKVWEIKALKKKAGEKEAKEMLERIAKQVQPIMCRHKWRVKVLSEFCPKNPALLGVNVGRGIHVKLRLRRPNRDGDFFPFNQVLDTMLHELCHNLHGPHNANFYKLWDELRKECEELMARGISGTAQGFDIPGRRLGGNMHQPPLSSLRKSSLVAAEGRRRLRSLLPSGPKRLGGDSDIMVALSPVQAAAMAAERRLQDDIWCASSQAMPVDEDCCSDFPSEAALPPQAGESGPFSNPSQGVDALHHKRRRESERSSIKSSNGHLKPDFVDLSKDNVIPGSSAGYDAESNKRHKMTYRVPFPQSCAETTSIDLPCSSSNLMPIHDGTTHPGELSMWECGNCTLLNPPLAPICELCFSPKPKAADTKYKFWSCKFCTLENSVKLEKCSACGQWRYSHGQPVSTRGPNIGT
- the LOC111797532 gene encoding uncharacterized protein LOC111797532 isoform X4, with product MFIMFYCLIANLFSIYNSWAYILLKRMFINVIPCLYFSILFLETYILIGHFLLSCIPFDGFCKMKECEELMARGISGTAQGFDIPGRRLGGNMHQPPLSSLRKSSLVAAEGRRRLRSLLPSGPKRLGGDSDIMVALSPVQAAAMAAERRLQDDIWCASSQAMPVDEDCCSDFPSEAALPPQAGESGPFSNPSQGVDALHHKRRRESERSSIKSSNGHLKPDFVDLSKDNVIPGSSAGYDAESNKRHKMTYRVPFPQSCAETTSIDLPCSSSNLMPIHDGTTHPGELSMWECGNCTLLNPPLAPICELCFSPKPKAADTKYKFWSCKFCTLENSVKLEKCSACGQWRYSHGQPVSTRGPNIGT
- the LOC111797532 gene encoding uncharacterized protein LOC111797532 isoform X3 → MDVSDVNKVWEIKALKKKAGEKEAKEMLERIAKQVQPIMCRHKWRVKVLSEFCPKNPALLGVNVGRGIHVKLRLRRPNRDGDFFPFNQVLDTMLHELCHNLHGPHNANFYKLWDELRKECEELMARGISGTAQGFDIPGRRLGGNMHQPPLSSLRKSSLVAAEGRRRLRSLLPSGPKRLGGDSDIMVALSPVQAAAMAAERRLQDDIWCASSQAMPVDEDCCSDFPSEAALPPQAGESGPFSNPSQGVDALHHKRRRESERSSIKSSNGHLKPDFVDLSKDNVIPGSSAGYDAESNKRHKMTYRVPFPQSCAETTSIDLPCSSSNLMPIHDGTTHPGELSMWECGNCTLLNPPLAPICELCFSPKPKAADTKYKFWSCKFCTLENSVKLEKCSACGQWRYSHGQPVSTRGPNIGT
- the LOC111797532 gene encoding uncharacterized protein LOC111797532 isoform X2, giving the protein MLSNQQIPISVLMDVSDVNKVWEIKALKKKAGEKEAKEMLERIAKQVQPIMCRHKWRVKVLSEFCPKNPALLGVNVGRGIHVKLRLRRPNRDGDFFPFNQVLDTMLHELCHNLHGPHNANFYKLWDELRKECEELMARGISGTAQGFDIPGRRLGGNMHQPPLSSLRKSSLVAAEGRRRLRSLLPSGPKRLGGDSDIMVALSPVQAAAMAAERRLQDDIWCASSQAMPVDEDCCSDFPSEAALPPQAGESGPFSNPSQGVDALHHKRRRESERSSIKSSNGHLKPDFVDLSKDNVIPGSSAGYDAESNKRHKMTYRVPFPQSCAETTSIDLPCSSSNLMPIHDGTTHPGELSMWECGNCTLLNPPLAPICELCFSPKPKAADTKYKFWSCKFCTLENSVKLEKCSACGQWRYSHGQPVSTRGPNIGT